CCGCTTGAACTGATATCCTGAATATAATCCTTGAAAAAACGGTCCGAATCCGAATAGTCGACGCTGATCAGGCAGTTGATGCGCAAATCCTTGCGGTCTCCATCCACCTTCGAGCGCTCGGCCGCATCTTTTTCCAGGTCGTTTAAGAAAGTAGTCATCCCTTCCGTGGACAACCGCTGAACGAGTTCGGCAATACGACCGATCATACGGTACCGTTCCAACTGTTCGTTTGAAGCCATCATATTCGCTCTCCAAAGGCTTTAGATTCTCATGTTGGATTGCACACAGCAGCACGTAAACCTAAGCGTCAAACCCGAAAATCGCTCGATTTAGGTTAAAAAAACCTTCCAATCTGCTGAAAACGTGAAGTGCCCCTTTAAGGCACTGACCCCAGGGTTGCAACCATGCAGCTAAACCAATTGATCTTAACCTACTGTAAAAAATAGGTCAATACTCAAAAATAAAATCGTGTGCCATGCTTTTATGCGGCACGACGACGTCGCTGCACTACCAGGGCCCTGCCCGAGGTTCTGCAAAGGTCGACCACCTTCGGCTAAAAGCGAGGCATTTTCTCCCATTCCTCATATGGGGCATTAAAACCCTTTCTAAGCCGGCACCAAATCTGCTACAACCAACACCCGGACTGAGAATCCATTTTCATTCCCTGATGCATACAACCAAAGAATGAACAATAGACGACAAATAAGTGTCTTTAAAATTGGCGGTGCCATCCTAACGGGGCTGCTGCTCACGGCATCCTTTCCTGATATGGGACGGTCCTATATCGCATGGTTCGCCCTGGTGCCGCTGATGGGCGCCATCAGAGAGGGGTCACCCCTTGCCGCTTTTCGCCTCGGGTTACTGGGGGGCATGGTGCATTACCTCTCCCTGATTTACTGGATTATTCCCTGTCTCAGGAATTACGGCATGCTCCCGCTTTACTTGAGTGTCGCCATTCTACTGCTGTTCAGCGCATATCTGTCGCTGTTTATCGCCGGCTTCGCCGCTATTCTGAACTGGACCTGCCGCAGCGTGAAAATGCTCTTATTCGCCGCGCCCGTCATCTGGGTTGCCTGCGAATATATCCGGGCGAACCTCTTCACCGGCTTCCCGTGGGAACTGTTCGGGTACTCACAGTTCCGGATCACACCCCTGATCCAGTTTGCCGACATATTGGGCGTTTACGGTGTTTCCTGGCTGCTTGTCCTGGGCAACTGCTCGATTCTCTGTCTCGTTCTGGCACTACGGAAAAGCAATTGGCACAAAAGTCCCTTGACCCGGAATAAGGTTCTGACGGCGTGGGCCTGTTTCATTCTCGTCCTCGCCTCTTTTTGGGGATACGGCGTCCGGCGACTCGAAACGATCGAGGCTCAGGCCGCCAAGGCGCCGCTGAAGCGGGTTGCCGTTATCCAGGGAAATATCCCCCAGGAGAAAAAATGGGACACTGCCTTCCAGTTGGCCACCGTCGACCGATACCTCGACATGTCACGCCGTGAAGCCGCGGCAGACCCTGAGCTGATCGTCTGGCCCGAAACGGCCCTGCCATTTTATTTCGGTCACAACGCCCCTCTCACCAACCGGGTTTTCCGGGGCATAGCCGCCACCGGGGCGGACTACATCGTCAGCAGCCCGTCATTTATACGTCAGGGCGACACCGTGGCCTACCGCAACAGGGCCTTCATGGTTTCCTCGCGCGAGGGCCGCATCACGGGCATCTACGACAAGGCCCACCTGGTACCCTTCGGCGAATATGTGCCCCTGAAAGCGTGGCTTCCCTTTTTGGGCAAGCTGGTGGCGCAGGTGGGGGACTTCACCCCCGGCGAGCAAGGGATTGCACTGGAATGGGAAAACCACCGCATCGGCATGCTGATTTGCTACGAACTGATCTTTCCCTATCTGTCCAGGGAAAGCACCCGCAACGGTGCCAACCTGTTGGTCAGTATTACCAACGATGCCTGGTACGGCAAAACCAGCGCCCCTTATCAACATTTTTCCATGGGGGTGTTCAGGGCCGTCGAAAATCGACGGACCCTGGCCAGGTCAGCCAACACCGGCATCAGCGGCTTTATCGAACCGACAGGGAAAATTTCCGCGACAACACCTATTTTCGAAGAAGCCGCCCTGACGGGGACCGTTCCCTTAATGCAAATTTCGACCCTGTACACCCGTTTCGGGGATTGGTTTTCCCTTGCGTGTGTGATATTGTCGTTTGCGATGATGATTTTCAGGATATTTCGTCAAAAAAATTAAACAATCATCACGAAAACACGAACTCTGAAAAAAGCAATTCTGCCACCAAGCATTTCGCTTATTTCGTCCTTTCGTCCTTTCGTGGTAGAAGAAATTTTCCAATCTCGGCCAAGGAAATTTATAGGAGAAAACACCATGTCAGTCG
This genomic stretch from Deltaproteobacteria bacterium harbors:
- the lnt gene encoding apolipoprotein N-acyltransferase, producing MNNRRQISVFKIGGAILTGLLLTASFPDMGRSYIAWFALVPLMGAIREGSPLAAFRLGLLGGMVHYLSLIYWIIPCLRNYGMLPLYLSVAILLLFSAYLSLFIAGFAAILNWTCRSVKMLLFAAPVIWVACEYIRANLFTGFPWELFGYSQFRITPLIQFADILGVYGVSWLLVLGNCSILCLVLALRKSNWHKSPLTRNKVLTAWACFILVLASFWGYGVRRLETIEAQAAKAPLKRVAVIQGNIPQEKKWDTAFQLATVDRYLDMSRREAAADPELIVWPETALPFYFGHNAPLTNRVFRGIAATGADYIVSSPSFIRQGDTVAYRNRAFMVSSREGRITGIYDKAHLVPFGEYVPLKAWLPFLGKLVAQVGDFTPGEQGIALEWENHRIGMLICYELIFPYLSRESTRNGANLLVSITNDAWYGKTSAPYQHFSMGVFRAVENRRTLARSANTGISGFIEPTGKISATTPIFEEAALTGTVPLMQISTLYTRFGDWFSLACVILSFAMMIFRIFRQKN
- a CDS encoding PilZ domain-containing protein; protein product: MMASNEQLERYRMIGRIAELVQRLSTEGMTTFLNDLEKDAAERSKVDGDRKDLRINCLISVDYSDSDRFFKDYIQDISSSGVFIKTRESFDIGEEIVLSMALSGDENAFRIPAEVVRTSPEGIGVRFKIKSQVQENIIASFVNEVNLRKG